The genomic stretch ACCAAAAGTTCCAAATTGGAGCTTCCATTTTCGCCAAaatcacgttttttttttttttttcgacttCCCACTGCAACAGAAGCTCCACAATTTTCTGATCACCTAACACTCTTATCACATATAACTGCAGTTAAAATTCAAAGCAGAAGCAGTGGAATCGTCTGAGAAATCCCACCAAATCCTTCCAACAATGAATCGAAACCTCAAAAGCAGAAGCAGGAACTGCTTCTGGTCGCCGAACTACTCTCCACTGCAGCATAAACTCCATACGTTTTCTAATCACCAACCACTCTAGTACAAATTACTGCTGCAGAGGATCAAACGAcctcaaaacataaaaattaaccGCATCGCAAAAAATCCCACCACATCCTTCCAACAATCGATCGAAACCCCAAGCCTTAGCGACTCCAAACAACAAGGATACCGAATCGGAAGATTTAGGGCACCAAACAGGGCGTTTGATCCCGGGACGGGGTGATACCGCGAGGCGAGGGGGGACGGAGAGGGAGCAGAGGACGCGGCGGGGCTCTGCGGCGTCGATGCGGAGGCCATGGAGGACGAAGGCGTCGTAGAAGCTCGGTGGGAGCTCCGCcgcaggggaggaggaggaggaggacgaagagggATCGGGATCGAGCTCGAGGGAGCGCTTCACCGCATCGAGATCCATGGCCGATCCGTAACGGATAAGATCCGTTAACAACGACAAAATCCGTTGGGgggtatatatgtaattatgatTAAATAGTTGGGCTGGGCCGTAATTTACCAAAATTCGGCCCAGGTACAATTTATTGCGTGGGCCGGGTCCACAAAGGCATGCTCTCTTACTATGGTTTTATGTTTCTATGAAGGCCTAAAGAGTGTTCTGTAAAACGGAACTATACTCCGTCGAGCTCGGCCACTTCCGTCCGTAGGGCAAAGCTCGACTTTGCGACTGTCGAGAGCAAAGTCACGAGTTCTCCTGCGTGGGCTGTGTGAGCTCCAAAGAAGTCGAGCGACAAACTCCTGTTACACGAACTCAGTCCTTCAACTCCGAGCTCGATCAAAACAAATGCGCGACCTAGTTCGCTGAGAACTATAAATAATATTGACAGTGAAGGAGTTGCGACAGAAGTATGTTGAAGTGGATTGTAAAATTCATATCTTAACTAAATCAAGGCCAAGTTTTACAGTGTTTTAGAACTAAGTATGAAAGTGAAAGTAGTTGACGCCGTAATTCTAAACTAATAAAATACATCAGATTTGGTTTATTCTattgaaatattacaaaaaaaagtaaagttttaataacataataaaaaagtattaagcttatatatttatttgaaatttttttaaaactggGGAGCTGTGTATCTACTCGAAAAAAATGTTAAAGGAGGGATAAAACTATACACTGTTACCTTCTAGATTTTAAGACCTTTAAATTAGAGTTTTCACGAACCCGGTCTATAGACCGGGTTCACGTAAGAAACCATGGACGTTGTCTCACTTTTGCTTACGATAATATCTACCCCAATACCTACCCAACAATGAACCTATAAATACTCGTTATCCCACCATCTACTACAAATTCCCttcgtcgtctccctcctcttcgtcgcctcctccaaaaccctaaaccctctctctctctctcatcgatCCCCATTGTAGAGCGAGCGAGCTCGAACGATGCGGCGATGAGCCTGTATCGGCAATCGGGGGGCGGAGATCGATCCGCGTCGCGCTCCCACACCGACCACCACCCTCCGATCGAGGGCCAGGTCCACCACCGCCCACCGAGGCTCCGCCGCGCCGGAAAACCCcaccaccgcctccgccgcccccctCCCGCCACTCTCTTCGTCGTCGCCCTCACCCTCGTCGCCCTTCTCGCCTtcctcggctgccgccgcctcttCCGCCACAATGGTACGAAAACCTAGCCCCATAGTCTCGTCTTTAGGTCCTTTGTTCGTCCCTTTCATTCAATCTAATGAGAAGTTTTTGGGATTGGCGTAGAGAAAGGGCTCGGGGAGGAGGACGATGGTGGGAGGAGGGAGATGGGGTTGGTTATGACGTTAGGGCAAAATGTTGGGAAAGATCAGATTGGGGATAACGGGGATAGTGCGCAAGGGATTAGTGGTAATGTAGAAGGATTGTCTAATGGAGCAGAGGAGATGGATCCTGATGACGAGTATGATGATGatgttgatgatgatggtgacgatGATgttgctgatgatgatgatggtggtgtTGGGGTGGAccatgatgatggtgatgatgtgGATAAGGTTGGAGAAGATGCCTTCGTGAGTGCATTGGAAAGAGACTCTGCTAATGGCGAAGAAGGTGGTACGCAGAAGAACGGTGATCGCACAAGCGGTGATAATGTGAAGCGTTCTGGTTCTCGGAGGAAGTCGCGGTCGAAGAGAAAACCAAAAAGGCACAAATTTTCGGGTGATTTGTTAAACTACTAGTTTTGCATATAGTTGTGGTGTTAATTAGTGGCGTATTGTGTTATTTGACAGTATGTTCtgctatatatatttctttcatGGAAACAGTTAAAGGTTGTTATCTTTGACTAAAATTTGCGTATTTGTTTTACTGGACATTGTTAAGTTCAAATAGAGCTTGGTGGtcaaaagaaatgaaaaggtgatgcggtaaaatcaaaatattagaaGTTCAGGTACTCTTGTCAAAGTGCATTGTAGTTAAGGACTTAATATCTGTATGTTCTTAACTTTTTGTTACTTATGCGAGTTTGTAGCTAGTATTATTACAAAGTTTGCAGCATTTGCTAAATATGACCTCTTAGCCACACTACAGTAATATGGCTACTTGAAATTTAAGAATTGGTAGCATTTGTACCTTTCTCAATGCGACaagccttttttttcttttcttttccttaatGCCTAATTTACCTGTTTTATCCTTCTCTTTTTAATCAGGTTCAACCTGTGAGATGAAGTTCTTGCAGTCCACAGCTCAACTAGTAGAGCCTTCTGTGGATAAAAAATTTGCCAGATTTTCTCTGCAGTATACAGACGTTGAAAACCAACCGATAGGATCGAAAGATTGGGAACCAAGATTCGCCGGCCATCAGAGTCTTCAAGAAAGGGAGAAGTCATATCATGCTGGAGATCAGAAAATCAATTGTGGATTTATAGAAGGAACTGGGTTTGATCTTTCAAAAGAAGATAGAGAATACATGAGCAAATGCCATGTCGTTGTATCGTCTTGCATTTTCGGGAATTCGGATCATCTGAGACCACCGACTGGTAAAAAGGTAACAAGTATCTTAATAAATTACATAGTTTTTTGTAGAATATACAATGGTAATAATTTCAAGCTAGAACTCACAAACTGACCTAAACTATTGCCCGTTACGTGACGACTACCCAGACATTTAGAAAGTCTGATTTtgctatccaacctttcaattcatttgatttgagccatttGGTGTTCTTTCCATATAACAACATTTAGATGTGTTGTTTGCTTTCATGTGATTCAATTCCTTTTGAAACAAAGGGCACACCCAAAGTTTGTAAGGAAAGACTATCAAATGatttaaatcaaatgaattgaGAGGTAAGTAGCAATATCAAAACTTCTAAAGTTTGGGTAGTCGTCCTGAATCGGGTCTTTTCTTCAGGTcagtttcatacatttttaacttattttaacaTCAGATTTTGCCATGAATAGAGAAGTTCTTAAAGTTGCTCTTTTTTATACATTTGTTGAGTATCTGATGGAGTAGATGTATTTGTTGTTATTACTTTGTGTTCGAGTCCTTTGAGCTTCTGTCTGATTACAGATACACTTAAGTGAGCTTTCTGTTGGTTAGACATGTATTCTCTGTCACtgaaaaaccctctttttttcttttgaacccTGAAGTTTTTTGGCACTTTATCAATAATTATTTGTCAAAAATTTAGTGAAGCAATTGCAAAATGTAGATGTTTTTTCACAATTGGACTTTACCATTAATCTTGCTTTTAGACTAACAATTCTATCTTTTATAACTAATTTGGTACATTTGTTAGTTCCAGGTACATCAAGATTTCATATATGTTGCTTTATTTACATGTAGCTCTGAAACAAATGATCACCTTACCTGATTTGTATATTCTGATTCCTATGTTGAATTGTAgcaaaggatatatatatatatgttgctaAAATTGGTGGTAGAAACAGAGTTGTGATGAAACGTGTATATAATGGAGCTTTTTATCTCAAcagagaaaaaaggaaaaaaaaaagaaagaaacctgGCAGGTTAATTTAGAGCCTTTATTTTTTGAAGTTGGTGAGGTTCATTCCTATTCTCTTTGTCTTGTAAACCACCAATATATTCCTTCTTAGAGAACACCATTTATCCCTTATCTAGTGAATCATTGTATGTATACATGCTATATATTTAGGACTTCATTTGATGATGCTTAGTTTTCTGCGATAGACTGCCTGCCActgaatttaattttgttaatttatttgcaGATTACGCAACTTTCAAAGAAAAATGTCTGCTTTGCTATGTTTTTGGATGAAAGTACTCTGCAGACCTTGTTATCAGAAGGCTTAAAAATGGATGGCTCGGGTTTTGTTGGCCTGTGGAAGATCATAGTGGTTAAAAACTTGCCTTATGACGACATGCGGAGAGTTGGCAAAATACCTAAATTTTTGCCTCATCAGCTTTTCCCTTCTTCCAGGTAAGGAAAAAGAGATGCAAATAGCCTTTATATTTCAACATTAACTACTTTTTGGCCTGCTTCTCGAATGGTTTTTAGGTCATCAAGCTTTGTTTGGCTGGTCATTTGgtctctttctttatttcttgaGTTCATGCAGCTTGGTTTCGTTAGTGCGTCATCTGGTTTCCGGTTTGTGATGGAGGAATCGCCTGTTTTATGCATCTCGCTTTCTTCTCGTTATGgtactctccttttttttttagaactcAAGCCTTCACCATCAAAACTAGGCGCTGAAAAGACGGATGTCCCAGTGGCTTGTGCCATGTTGAACTGCTATTATTACTTGACGACGATGGagaaatttgcttttttttttaataagccAGCTGGAATAAGGAGTAGTCCTTATCAAGCATTGGTAGCATTAGTGACCTTGCCCCAGCTTATGAGGTGAAGGCCTTTGGTACAATCACTTTTCTCCCACAGAAAGCTCCTCATGATTTTAGTGAGTTGGTCAACCATTCCCAAGATCAAGGCTCGTCTCAGGGCAAGAAAAGTGCTCCACAGGGTTCCATAGATCAGAAAGCAAGAAAGAG from Ananas comosus cultivar F153 unplaced genomic scaffold, ASM154086v1, whole genome shotgun sequence encodes the following:
- the LOC109705549 gene encoding uncharacterized protein LOC109705549, giving the protein MSLYRQSGGGDRSASRSHTDHHPPIEGQVHHRPPRLRRAGKPHHRLRRPPPATLFVVALTLVALLAFLGCRRLFRHNEKGLGEEDDGGRREMGLVMTLGQNVGKDQIGDNGDSAQGISGNVEGLSNGAEEMDPDDEYDDDVDDDGDDDVADDDDGGVGVDHDDGDDVDKVGEDAFVSALERDSANGEEGGTQKNGDRTSGDNVKRSGSRRKSRSKRKPKRHKFSGSTCEMKFLQSTAQLVEPSVDKKFARFSLQYTDVENQPIGSKDWEPRFAGHQSLQEREKSYHAGDQKINCGFIEGTGFDLSKEDREYMSKCHVVVSSCIFGNSDHLRPPTGKKITQLSKKNVCFAMFLDESTLQTLLSEGLKMDGSGFVGLWKIIVVKNLPYDDMRRVGKIPKFLPHQLFPSSRSSSFVWLVIWSLSLFLEFMQLGFVSASSGFRFVMEESPVLCISLSSRY